The Deltaproteobacteria bacterium sequence GGAAAAATCGTCAAAACGAGGGAGTGCAGGACGGGGGTTGTGTACTTCCGGTATAAGATACAGGTTCCCCGGAAGCTCTTGACGGAGGCCGGGCTTTCCTGGGGCTCCATTGAGCTTTCAGCGGCAAGGGGACGGATCATTATCGAGGAAGCAAAAAGGTGAAGTATGACAACTGGGAAAGTACTGGATTTCCATCCGAAGGGGCTGTCAACTTTGTACAATTACGTCTGCCGGGACGATGACGGCAGGATCTTTTCCTTTGGAGTGGAGCACCGCTACCATTTCGATATTCTCTCGCATGAGGGGGATCCCAGGGGAAGGTACGTGAACTACGACGACGATCTAAAGACCGTGGAGTTTTTGGATTGAGGCGGCTTATCATGTCTGCGAAAAAGCTGGTCACTGATTTCGATTACCTCAATGAAATGATGATTTCTTTCAACTGGAATAGAATATATACTCAATGTCATTGACTTAAGCGATGGGTTTGTAAGCCATAGCGAAGAGTTTCAGCTTGGGTCCCTTCTTTCTTGGATTTCTTCGGCCTGGGCGGATGACGGACAAGGTTTTATGCAAGAGCCGAAAGAGTGCGTGTAGGATTTCCAAGACGGTGTTTCCGGTGAGCAGGGAGACCACGTTGTCTTTCATGGCAGAGAGAGCATAAGTGAAGTTGATCCGCCTGGCGTGTTTTGGGGGATGCTCTTTATCCTCCTGTTGGAGCCGATCCTGTACGGGATGAGCGATGACGGCGGCGAGGTTGGCTGTGAGGACTCGGGCGTGGAAGTCCTGAAGGATCGTAAGGGGCGACTTTCCGGAGAAGTTTTCGATTTCAATGCGGCATTTGATCCATTTGTAGGCGCTCTCCACCTCCCACCGCTTTGAGTAGAGTTCTTTGAGTTCGGACAAGGGAAACCGTTCCCTGTCCAGGAGCGAGGTAAGGAGGATCACCCTGCATCGGTTTTTCACGGTGAACCGGAGTATTCTGAGCTTCAAGGGAGCAGCGGGGATTCCCTTTTGATCGCAGGCTTTTCGAGCCAAGGGGCTCGGTTCGAGAGTGATGAACTGCTCCCGTTTTCCCGAGCTGAGGAATTTCTTGACCACCGTTTGGTTCTGTTTCATGCGGACGAGGAAATGGCTTTTTCGGCTGAGTACCTGTGCGAAGAAAGCATATCCGGTGTATCCTCGGTCGAGGAGCAGGAGGTCGTCGGGTCCGGCCGATTCCAAGTGCTTGGCGGCCAAAGCGCGTTCACCCTCGTTTTTGGGTGACATGAGGGCGTGTACCGTGAGGTGATTGAGGACGTCATAGAGGAGGGAAACCCGAGCCAAAGGACAGGTTTTCTTTCCTTTGGCAGGATGCCAAACCCCGAAAAACCTCTTGGTTTCATGGTTGGAAGGCACCCGCAGCGTAGATCCGTCGACGGCCAAGAGACGAAAACCCTTCCACCGACGATGCGGGAATGTAGCATAGAAGAAGGAAACGAGCTTGGCTCCCAACTCCACGAACGCCTCGAAGGCCAGTTTCCGTCTGGCCCGACACCATGCCCCGGCGGTTACCTTCCTTACGGGCATATCCGTGGAGTGGAGTATCTGGAAAAATCCGTCCAGCTCTTTCTGGAGGGAACTCCGGACCCAGTTCATGAGGAAAAGAACGACGATGGGAAGAGTGAGCTTGCGGTTACGCGAGAAGTGCTTTTCAGACAACCGATATCGGCTTAAAAAATCTTGTGAATTCAGAGTAATCTTCAGGAAATCAATTAATGTGGCACAGGTTTTGGAAAGCAGGCGCCATGCCAACACCAGGATCTGTTTTGAGGTTTTCGATAAGCATATTGTATCTCCTTCAGTCATGGTAAATTTCACCGGCAAAGATAGCCTGATTATATCGTAACTACTTATTATTGCAAGATTTATCTGCAATCCGTGTCCCTTAAGTCAATGACATTGAATTAAACTTCTATTCTGTAACGCACTGCACCTTTTTAAATTCCACGTAACCGCTCATAGACATCGAAGGATTTGTACTTGCAAGATAGTTCTGCCCGCATCGAATAGTCCAATATTCGTTTTGAGCAAAGGAACTTGACCAATCTGCTAAAACGCCAATAGGTGTAAATAGAACCTTTACGACCAATTGGTTCTCAACAACATCGATCCAAATGGCGTCGGGAATTCCTTCACCACAGTTCCCTCCTATTAATATTTGAAGTCCACCAGTATAGTAATCATAATCGCCAGGGTCAAATCCTGTCGGTGGGGAATATCCAGTACCAAACTGAACGACTCTACCATTCCAGTAAAAATTATAGCTTCCTATGCTCGACTTGTTAAAATTTGTAAAAATAATTAAATCATCCATTAATTCTTCATCACATAAGCCGGCGAGATCGGGGCTTGATACAGAAATAAATTTTGCCTCAATTGTATCTGAGGCTACAGCAGATTCGCCCGATTCGTTTCTTGCCTTAAAATAAAGTGTTTTTGGTCCACTGCCTGAACTCAAAGTGAAACACGGACTTGCAGAGTAAGTAATCCAGGACGCTCCTGCAAAACTGGGCGACTCGCTCGCCATATACTGACTCGGAATGTTCGCTGTGGTATTGTTCAATGTGACCAACTGGGTGGTAGTGGTGCCAGCACCATTGTTAATCTGGAAGTACGTCACCTCAGGCTCAGTAACATCCTCAATGGCCACAATATAATTGCTCTTTGTCTCACTGTCGCTTCCATAAGCGTTGGACACGGTCAGGGTCACCGTGTAGTTTCCGGGACTGGAATAGGTGTGAGTTGGATTTTGGGCCGAACTGTTGCTCCCGTCGCCGAAATTCCACGACCACGAAGTGGGGTTATTTGTTGACTGGTCCGTGAAGCTCACTGACAACGGTGCAGCTCCGCTCGTAGGGCTCCCGGAAAAAGCAGCTACGGGAGGGTCAGGGTCACCGTGTAAACCCCGGCACTGGTATAGGTATGAGAAGGATTCCTGGTGGAACTGGAACTTCCGTCCCCGAAATTCCACGACCACGAAGTGGGGTTATTTGTTGACTGGTCCGTAAAGCTCACTGACAACGGTGCAGCTCCGCTCGTAGGGCTCCCGGAAAAAGCAGCTACGGAGCTTCCCACGATATCAATGGAGTCACTCGTCACCGAGGACTCACCCGCACTATTTCTCGCTTTGAAATAGACTGTTTTTGAGCCGTATCCTGAGCTCAAAGTGAAACTTGGGGATGAGGAGTAGGCCTTCCAAGAGGCTGCGGAAAAGCTTTGCGATTCACTGGCCATGTATTCGGTCGGGTTGCACAACACGGAATTATTCAGCGTAACCATGTGAGACGTCGTGTAAGATGCCCCATTGTTGATCTGGTAGAACTGCACCTGAGGCTCAACTACTAACTCAATGCTGTCGCTAGCCACAGCAGACTCGCCTGCGCTGTTTTTCAATTTGAAATGTACCGTCTTGGTACCATTTCCTGGACTCAACGTGATACTTGGGGATGGATCATAGGTCTGCCATGAGGTGCCAGAGAAGCTTGGCGATTCGCTGGCCATGAAAAACGTTGGCTCATTCTCTGCAGTATGAACTAATACGACTTCTCGACTTGTTGTTTCATAATCGTTGTTATTTATAAAAAAACTCTTTATTATCGGTAGATGTAAACGGACTTCCCAAGCTAATACTTTAGTTTCAAGGAAGTTCCATGCGATGTCTAATACTTCATATGTAAAAACCTCTAATTCAATACCGACACTTGCCCCCATTCCAAACCATAGTTCCAATAATGGATCACGTGAAGGGTCAATTTCGAATTCAAAAAAAGGGCCTGCGGAAAAATATCCACCAAGTACATTATAAATGTAAAGACCTATTTCTGGCGAAATACCTGCTCTTATGTATGTATTACTTTGTGTTCCTGTATATTCATAAATAGGAGTTAGCTTTTGGTCTAAAATAAATATAGGTGATAGGTTAAAATTCTTATATTCAACTCCTGTTGTATTTACTAATTTGTAGTCAAGGCCGGATTTCATGTCTTGAAAAGTAACCCCTGGCTGGACCTCCAAATCGAGATCTACCTTTGGAACCACCATAATCGGTACACCGATTGGTGTTGGAACAAAGATGGGTGACAACTCAATAGGTTTAGGCAACAAGGACAACGATATCTTATACAAACTCACACTGACGCTAGAACTACAGACGAGTCTGGTCTTGATAGAGGGCATGGCTTTGAAGACAGCATAGTTGATGAAAGGGAAAAGGCCAAACTCGACTTTAAAGTACCAATCTATGTCAAATATGAACTCGCCGAGAAAGGTTGTTCCCGTACCTTCAAGTGTGATTTCGACAGGTATCACAACATTGGATGCGTCCATGTTCATAGGAGCGCTCTTTTGAGGAATGGGAAGAAAACGCACTTCGTAATCCGTGCCCGCGCTCGATAACTTGTGTGAACCGGTAAGTTGATTTGCGATGTCATAGGACGTAATGGTTCCCGAAGCTTCCATTGCCCCTTCCTCGAATACCTCTGAAAGCGTCGCGGACTGGGTATGGATATCCACTTGGCTACCTTCTGCTGCACTTGAAACGCCCATTGAAACTACTTTGCGAAGAAACCCATAAGGTGCTGCTTGGCAAGGTGCGCCGACAATAACATCCCCGGCTTGGAGCCTTAGTATTTCTTCATCTGATCCAGAAAACGTGAGTGTTCCGTCAGGAGATATCGACACCAAGTTGTCGGTAGTCGATTGCGTCAACGGTCTAGCAGAGGCGCATATGACCACTTTTTTGTGAGGAGCACTAAATCTCTTTAACATTTGCCACTTATCCGTCGAACCGTTTGCGTAGGTAATCTCCGCTGTTCCTGTCTGGTCTGATGTAAGGTCAAGGGCCAGATGATGGCCCTCGCCAGCTAAATCGGTTCCAGAATAGCTTTGGCCGTTCCAGTCTGGGGCCAGGAATACATACCACTGCTGTAGGTCGGGCGTGAATATAAACACCGCGGACCCGGTGGAATAGGTCTGTAAATACAAATTGATATTTTGATGGACGCTAATCAATGTTCCTTCAGAAGGTTTGAAAATCCCAAGCTCTCTATCCTCTGTTTGGTTACCTTCAAATACTTTACTTATCGTCCAGCTCTTGGAGCTTCCTGTAGGGTATTCTATGTTAGCGGTACCACTATCCATCGAGTCAAAATCGATGGTAAGCGAATGACCCTGATGACCCTGTGCTGACAGGTCTGAAACCTCAGAAATACCGTCACTAAAGTCTTGATCAAGAAAAACCAAAAAATTAGACAAATCTGCCGTTGCTATGATGATAGCTGATCCGGTTACATAAGTTTGGATATAAAAAGTCATCGTTGGCCCGGTGTCTTTCCATATTCCATCGTAGTTTTCTTGGCCGAAACCAACAGATGCAGAGACTAAGATTATGAAAGCAATCAGAAAAAGCTTCAGGCGTCTTGTCATGCTACACCTCCTTATCGAAAAGAACGGCTTTCTGGATGGTGTGATTACAAATCTTTGGGGTCGTGAGCAATGAATGCCCCGCCGTCATGAGGTGCGTTTCTTGGGATATTCAGATGTGTCACACTGCCTGAACAGGCTTGGCATTAAATGTTAGTTGGAATATTAAACTCCATACATTACGTACATAAACCTTCCCGGCTCGAAGTTTTAGACCAACGCTCATTCGACTCGTTAAGGAGCTTGTTCTCTCGGTTTGAAAACAATCTGGGGCGAGTTTCATGGCCATCTTTCTCCCT is a genomic window containing:
- a CDS encoding IS4 family transposase, whose product is MTEGDTICLSKTSKQILVLAWRLLSKTCATLIDFLKITLNSQDFLSRYRLSEKHFSRNRKLTLPIVVLFLMNWVRSSLQKELDGFFQILHSTDMPVRKVTAGAWCRARRKLAFEAFVELGAKLVSFFYATFPHRRWKGFRLLAVDGSTLRVPSNHETKRFFGVWHPAKGKKTCPLARVSLLYDVLNHLTVHALMSPKNEGERALAAKHLESAGPDDLLLLDRGYTGYAFFAQVLSRKSHFLVRMKQNQTVVKKFLSSGKREQFITLEPSPLARKACDQKGIPAAPLKLRILRFTVKNRCRVILLTSLLDRERFPLSELKELYSKRWEVESAYKWIKCRIEIENFSGKSPLTILQDFHARVLTANLAAVIAHPVQDRLQQEDKEHPPKHARRINFTYALSAMKDNVVSLLTGNTVLEILHALFRLLHKTLSVIRPGRRNPRKKGPKLKLFAMAYKPIA
- a CDS encoding PKD domain-containing protein, whose amino-acid sequence is MVVEFRGRKFQFHQESFSYLYQCRGLHGDPDPPVAAFSGSPTSGAAPLSVSFTDQSTNNPTSWSWNFGDGSNSSAQNPTHTYSSPGNYTVTLTVSNAYGSDSETKSNYIVAIEDVTEPEVTYFQINNGAGTTTTQLVTLNNTTANIPSQYMASESPSFAGASWITYSASPCFTLSSGSGPKTLYFKARNESGESAVASDTIEAKFISVSSPDLAGLCDEELMDDLIIFTNFNKSSIGSYNFYWNGRVVQFGTGYSPPTGFDPGDYDYYTGGLQILIGGNCGEGIPDAIWIDVVENQLVVKVLFTPIGVLADWSSSFAQNEYWTIRCGQNYLASTNPSMSMSGYVEFKKVQCVTE
- a CDS encoding PKD domain-containing protein — translated: MEASGTITSYDIANQLTGSHKLSSAGTDYEVRFLPIPQKSAPMNMDASNVVIPVEITLEGTGTTFLGEFIFDIDWYFKVEFGLFPFINYAVFKAMPSIKTRLVCSSSVSVSLYKISLSLLPKPIELSPIFVPTPIGVPIMVVPKVDLDLEVQPGVTFQDMKSGLDYKLVNTTGVEYKNFNLSPIFILDQKLTPIYEYTGTQSNTYIRAGISPEIGLYIYNVLGGYFSAGPFFEFEIDPSRDPLLELWFGMGASVGIELEVFTYEVLDIAWNFLETKVLAWEVRLHLPIIKSFFINNNDYETTSREVVLVHTAENEPTFFMASESPSFSGTSWQTYDPSPSITLSPGNGTKTVHFKLKNSAGESAVASDSIELVVEPQVQFYQINNGASYTTSHMVTLNNSVLCNPTEYMASESQSFSAASWKAYSSSPSFTLSSGYGSKTVYFKARNSAGESSVTSDSIDIVGSSVAAFSGSPTSGAAPLSVSFTDQSTNNPTSWSWNFGDGSSSSTRNPSHTYTSAGVYTVTLTLP